A stretch of Leisingera sp. S132 DNA encodes these proteins:
- a CDS encoding glycosyltransferase family 2 protein, translated as MYFESHNQPDSGQETRPLVTVFCAVWHKQEDKLELLRSHWENLKAQSIPVEPCYIFDNGDQAPDWLEAPWHSFSEPLTIYEAWAAGAALARTRYAMNLNMDDRLATGAAQELAETAMVTKSALIGGDWLISFGREHLAQDFPVSGYTDTQFLPDWPPRPCEGLRLGSGSGERGTYGAATMWDLEMVGKWYPTYFSNGEPVLSVGDAIFWKVLQDKQLKLTRLPRIIGRYYSSPNAQAEFRPHKDNELLKSHGLSTRSFADAVLSGDFSWHGRLQATAQKQPRNKVEKASADLEARYRKIFGLPAQQVAAE; from the coding sequence ATGTACTTTGAATCGCACAACCAGCCGGACTCCGGTCAGGAGACCCGCCCGCTGGTGACCGTATTCTGCGCTGTCTGGCACAAACAGGAAGACAAGCTGGAACTGCTGCGTTCGCATTGGGAAAACCTGAAAGCACAGTCCATCCCGGTCGAGCCCTGCTACATCTTCGACAATGGCGACCAGGCCCCGGACTGGCTTGAGGCGCCCTGGCACTCCTTTTCGGAACCGCTGACCATCTACGAAGCCTGGGCCGCAGGGGCCGCGCTGGCCCGCACCCGGTATGCCATGAACCTCAACATGGACGACCGGCTGGCCACAGGCGCTGCGCAGGAACTCGCTGAGACCGCGATGGTTACCAAATCCGCCCTGATCGGGGGGGATTGGCTGATTTCCTTCGGCCGGGAGCACCTTGCCCAGGATTTCCCGGTATCTGGCTACACAGATACGCAATTCCTGCCCGACTGGCCGCCCCGCCCCTGCGAAGGATTGCGGCTGGGCAGCGGGTCCGGCGAGCGCGGCACCTACGGCGCTGCAACCATGTGGGACCTGGAGATGGTGGGTAAATGGTATCCCACCTACTTCAGCAACGGCGAACCGGTCCTGTCGGTTGGCGATGCCATTTTCTGGAAAGTCCTGCAGGACAAGCAGCTGAAACTGACCCGGCTGCCCAGGATCATCGGACGCTATTATTCAAGTCCGAACGCGCAGGCCGAATTCCGGCCGCACAAGGACAATGAACTTCTGAAATCGCACGGGCTGAGCACCCGGTCCTTTGCCGACGCGGTGTTGAGCGGCGACTTCTCCTGGCATGGCAGGCTGCAGGCCACTGCCCAAAAGCAGCCGCGCAACAAAGTTGAGAAGGCAAGCGCCGATTTGGAAGCCCGCTACCGCAAAATCTTCGGCCTGCCCGCGCAGCAGGTTGCAGCGGAGTAA
- a CDS encoding NAD(P)-dependent oxidoreductase: MAAKIYITGSGGIVGRHALKALAELAPVAEVIRNTADLTSLPETAAAIAAAGPLDLVIHLAAMVPVAQVNADPARAYAVNAGGTMNLLSALAGSSARMLLCSSSHVYASQDTPIAETAETTPVSVYGQSKLIAEQAALEICAAANRSLCIGRLFSIHDPEQTGSYLRPSLENRFAGADPEADFELYGAEGLRDFLTARDAARYLVRLALSDAEGVVNVASGKPITVAGFAQSLAPFPLKITPLGQSNNLVADVSRLHEILGDSNA, encoded by the coding sequence ATGGCTGCGAAAATTTATATCACGGGCAGCGGCGGGATCGTCGGGCGCCATGCGCTCAAGGCCCTGGCTGAGCTTGCCCCCGTCGCCGAAGTGATCCGCAACACAGCGGACCTGACAAGCCTCCCCGAAACCGCTGCAGCCATAGCGGCAGCCGGGCCGCTGGACCTGGTCATTCACCTTGCCGCGATGGTGCCGGTTGCGCAGGTCAATGCGGACCCGGCCAGAGCGTACGCGGTCAATGCGGGCGGCACGATGAACCTGCTGTCGGCCCTGGCGGGCTCCTCTGCCCGGATGCTCTTGTGCTCATCCAGCCATGTCTACGCCAGCCAGGACACCCCGATCGCGGAGACAGCGGAAACCACACCCGTTTCCGTCTACGGGCAGAGCAAGCTGATAGCCGAACAGGCCGCGCTGGAGATCTGCGCCGCCGCAAACCGTTCGCTCTGCATTGGCCGGCTGTTCTCCATCCATGACCCGGAACAAACCGGCAGCTACCTGCGGCCCTCGCTGGAAAACAGGTTTGCCGGGGCCGACCCGGAGGCCGACTTTGAACTCTATGGCGCGGAAGGGCTGCGCGATTTCCTGACCGCGCGCGACGCTGCCCGCTACCTGGTGCGGCTGGCGTTGTCGGATGCGGAGGGGGTGGTGAACGTGGCCTCCGGCAAGCCAATCACGGTTGCCGGCTTTGCCCAGTCGCTGGCGCCGTTCCCGCTCAAGATCACTCCCCTGGGGCAAAGCAACAACCTGGTGGCCGACGTGTCGCGCCTCCATGAGATACTCGGAGACAGTAATGCCTGA
- a CDS encoding glycosyltransferase family 2 protein, producing the protein MPEQISIVIPTFNRAEMLPKAIDSALAQTRPCEVIVVDHGSTDNTPEVAAGYGSKITYVRRERDFGPHFCWLEGVLHATGDYVHLQYDDDWIHPTFIEKCADLLKGDVGFAFTGAEVVDDATGNQMMTQFLDWLPDTGIFENRLAEEKIVGSLISPGAAVFRRQILIDALYQGRLPLQGHEYHGVGPDIFASLLSMLRYPKVGFVKEPLASFRAHDGSITIDAFKDQQKKANIAAAYNEVRHYYVELKAMQAVREARA; encoded by the coding sequence ATGCCTGAACAGATTTCCATCGTTATCCCGACCTTCAACCGGGCGGAGATGCTGCCAAAGGCCATCGACAGCGCGCTGGCGCAAACCCGCCCCTGCGAGGTGATCGTGGTGGATCACGGCTCCACCGACAACACGCCGGAGGTGGCGGCGGGCTATGGCAGCAAGATCACCTATGTGCGCCGCGAGCGCGATTTCGGCCCGCATTTCTGCTGGCTCGAAGGGGTGCTGCACGCCACCGGCGACTATGTCCATCTTCAGTATGACGACGACTGGATCCACCCGACCTTCATCGAGAAATGCGCAGACCTGCTGAAGGGTGATGTCGGCTTTGCCTTCACCGGCGCGGAGGTTGTCGATGATGCAACCGGCAACCAGATGATGACCCAGTTCCTGGACTGGCTGCCCGATACAGGCATCTTTGAAAACCGCCTGGCGGAAGAGAAGATCGTCGGCTCTCTGATATCTCCGGGTGCCGCGGTTTTCCGCCGCCAGATCCTGATCGACGCGCTTTATCAGGGCCGCCTGCCGCTGCAGGGCCATGAATACCATGGCGTTGGCCCCGACATCTTTGCCTCGCTTTTGTCGATGCTGCGCTACCCCAAGGTCGGTTTCGTCAAGGAGCCGCTGGCCAGCTTCCGCGCCCATGACGGCAGCATCACGATCGATGCCTTCAAGGACCAGCAGAAGAAGGCAAACATCGCCGCCGCCTATAATGAGGTGCGCCACTATTACGTAGAACTGAAGGCCATGCAGGCCGTGCGGGAGGCGCGCGCATGA
- a CDS encoding DegT/DnrJ/EryC1/StrS aminotransferase family protein, translated as MNMHSPKPVTLAEDTISQAELEATADWMLAGNRLTKDKLTVEFEREFADWMGCNHAVFVNSGSSANLLMIYAAKEAGRLRNNKVIAPAVSWVTTVSPLMQLGFDVRLCDCDPDNLGLDLNHLEELCRTEAPSMLILVHVLGHANHMKEIQAICDRYGILLLEDSCEALGSTYGDRKLGCHGAAGSFSFYYGHHISTIEGGMVVTDDPELHQVMLSLRSHGWSRDLDPQRRERLKSQHKIDEFRNFYTFYHAGFNLRSTDLQAFIGRMQLKKLDGICSVRSQNFDCYAEALTGFYKQTSDTRLLSSFAYGTLVENRMEVFETLKAHQIECRPLICGNIARHPFWVREYGEQILPNADLVHEYGIYLPNHHNLSRADASRVASVFASVARPKDMQPASA; from the coding sequence ATGAACATGCATTCACCCAAACCGGTGACCCTGGCCGAAGACACCATCTCACAGGCTGAGCTTGAGGCCACCGCGGACTGGATGCTGGCCGGAAACCGGCTGACCAAGGACAAGCTGACAGTGGAATTCGAACGCGAATTCGCGGACTGGATGGGCTGCAATCACGCGGTGTTCGTCAATTCCGGGTCTTCGGCCAACCTGCTGATGATCTATGCCGCCAAGGAAGCTGGCCGGTTGCGCAACAACAAGGTGATTGCCCCGGCCGTGAGCTGGGTCACCACGGTGTCGCCGCTGATGCAGCTCGGCTTTGACGTGCGGCTTTGCGATTGCGACCCGGACAATCTGGGCCTCGACCTCAACCATCTGGAGGAGCTCTGCCGGACCGAGGCGCCGTCGATGCTCATTCTGGTGCATGTGCTGGGCCACGCAAACCACATGAAGGAAATCCAGGCGATTTGCGACCGCTACGGCATCCTGCTGCTGGAAGACAGCTGCGAGGCGCTGGGATCGACATACGGAGACCGCAAGCTGGGCTGCCACGGCGCGGCGGGCAGCTTCTCCTTCTATTACGGCCACCACATTTCCACCATCGAAGGCGGCATGGTCGTGACCGACGATCCGGAACTGCACCAGGTGATGCTGTCGCTGCGCTCCCACGGCTGGAGCCGGGACCTGGACCCGCAACGCCGCGAGCGGCTGAAAAGCCAGCACAAGATTGACGAGTTCCGCAATTTCTACACTTTCTACCATGCCGGCTTCAATTTGCGCTCCACCGACCTGCAAGCCTTCATCGGGCGGATGCAGCTGAAGAAACTGGACGGCATCTGCAGCGTCCGGTCGCAGAACTTCGACTGTTACGCCGAAGCACTGACCGGCTTTTACAAGCAGACAAGCGATACCAGGCTTCTGTCGTCCTTTGCCTACGGCACGCTGGTCGAGAACCGGATGGAGGTTTTCGAGACGCTGAAAGCGCATCAGATCGAATGCCGGCCGCTGATCTGCGGCAACATCGCCCGCCACCCGTTCTGGGTGCGGGAATACGGCGAGCAGATCCTGCCCAACGCGGATCTGGTGCATGAGTACGGCATCTATCTGCCAAACCACCACAACCTGAGCCGCGCTGATGCCAGCCGGGTTGCATCTGTCTTTGCGTCGGTGGCCCGGCCCAAGGACATGCAGCCGGCCTCAGCCTGA
- the gmd gene encoding GDP-mannose 4,6-dehydratase: protein MKKALITGVTGQDGSYLAELLLEKGYEVHGIKRRASSFNTQRIDHIYQDPHTDHARFRLHYGDLTDTSNLTRIMREVEPDEVYNLGAQSHVAVSFEAPEYTADVDGIGTLRLLEAIRFLGLEKTTRFYQASTSELYGLVQETPQRETTPFYPRSPYAVAKLYSYWITVNYREAYGMYACNGILFNHESPRRGETFVTRKITRGLANIAQGLEPCLYMGNIHALRDWGHARDYVRMQWMMLQQEAADDFVIATGQQYTVRQFIQWAAAELGIMLEFSGTGVEEIATVAAIEGDQAPALKPGDVVMRIDPRYFRPAEVETLLGDPSKAKEKLGWVPEITVKEMCAEMIAEDLHTARRHALLKEHGYEMPVSLED, encoded by the coding sequence ATGAAAAAAGCTCTGATCACAGGTGTCACCGGACAAGACGGTTCCTATCTGGCGGAACTGCTGCTGGAAAAAGGCTATGAGGTGCACGGCATCAAACGGCGCGCCTCGTCGTTCAATACCCAGCGCATCGACCACATCTACCAGGACCCGCATACCGATCATGCCCGGTTCAGGCTGCACTATGGCGATCTGACCGACACCTCGAACCTGACCCGCATCATGCGGGAGGTTGAGCCGGACGAGGTCTATAACCTCGGCGCGCAGAGCCATGTGGCAGTCTCTTTTGAGGCGCCGGAATACACTGCGGATGTGGACGGTATCGGCACCCTGCGCCTCCTGGAAGCGATCCGGTTCCTCGGCCTCGAGAAAACAACCCGCTTCTACCAGGCCTCGACTTCGGAACTCTACGGCCTGGTGCAGGAAACCCCGCAGCGCGAGACCACACCATTCTATCCGCGCTCGCCTTACGCGGTGGCCAAGCTCTACAGCTACTGGATCACCGTGAACTACCGCGAGGCCTATGGCATGTATGCCTGCAATGGCATCCTGTTCAACCACGAGAGCCCCCGCCGCGGCGAAACTTTTGTCACCCGCAAGATCACCCGCGGTCTCGCCAACATTGCACAAGGGCTGGAGCCCTGCCTCTACATGGGCAATATCCACGCGCTGCGCGACTGGGGCCATGCGCGCGACTATGTGCGGATGCAGTGGATGATGCTGCAGCAGGAAGCCGCCGATGATTTTGTCATCGCAACCGGCCAGCAGTACACAGTGCGCCAGTTCATCCAATGGGCAGCCGCCGAACTGGGCATCATGCTGGAGTTTTCCGGCACCGGGGTTGAGGAGATTGCCACCGTTGCCGCCATTGAGGGCGACCAGGCCCCGGCGCTCAAACCCGGCGACGTGGTGATGCGGATCGACCCGCGCTATTTCCGCCCGGCAGAGGTGGAAACGCTGCTGGGTGATCCCAGCAAGGCCAAGGAGAAACTCGGCTGGGTGCCGGAAATCACGGTGAAGGAAATGTGCGCGGAAATGATTGCCGAGGACTTGCATACAGCCCGCCGCCATGCGCTGCTCAAGGAGCACGGCTACGAAATGCCGGTCTCTCTGGAGGACTGA
- a CDS encoding GDP-L-fucose synthase, producing MKIFVAGHRGMVGSAILRRLAARQANGEPLELLTRSSAELDLTDQQAVSRFMQAERPDRVILAAARVGGIHANNTYPAQFIYENLMIQCNVIHAAYAAGVHSLLQLGSSCIYPREAAPPIREDQLLSGPLEPTNEPYAIAKIAGIKLCESYNRQYGTDYRSVMPTNLYGPGDNFHPENSHVLPALIRRFHEAVRDSREEVVIWGSGTPQREFLHVDDMAAASLFVMDLPAEIYQRETSPMLSHINVGTGQALEIRSLAEMIARITGFQGRLVFDRSKPDGTMQKLTDVSRLSRLGWTASIPLEDGIAGTYDWFLQQDPAALRSK from the coding sequence ATGAAGATCTTTGTGGCGGGTCACCGTGGCATGGTGGGCAGCGCAATTCTGCGCCGGCTCGCCGCACGCCAGGCCAACGGCGAACCGCTGGAGCTGCTCACCCGCAGCTCAGCCGAACTGGATCTGACCGATCAGCAGGCCGTGTCCCGCTTCATGCAGGCAGAGCGGCCGGACCGGGTCATTCTGGCAGCCGCAAGGGTTGGCGGCATTCATGCCAACAACACCTACCCCGCGCAGTTCATCTACGAAAATCTGATGATCCAGTGCAATGTGATCCACGCCGCCTATGCGGCCGGCGTGCACAGCCTCCTGCAGCTGGGATCTTCCTGCATCTACCCCAGGGAGGCCGCACCGCCGATCCGGGAAGATCAGCTTCTGTCCGGCCCGCTGGAGCCGACAAATGAGCCCTATGCGATCGCCAAGATCGCGGGCATCAAGTTGTGTGAAAGCTATAACCGCCAGTACGGCACCGACTACCGGTCGGTTATGCCGACCAACCTTTACGGCCCCGGCGACAATTTTCACCCGGAAAACTCGCATGTGCTGCCTGCGCTGATCCGCCGCTTTCACGAGGCGGTGCGCGACAGCCGCGAAGAAGTGGTGATCTGGGGCAGCGGCACCCCTCAGCGCGAGTTTCTGCATGTCGACGACATGGCCGCGGCCTCGCTGTTCGTGATGGACCTGCCCGCGGAAATCTACCAGAGGGAAACCAGCCCGATGCTCTCGCATATCAATGTCGGCACCGGTCAGGCTTTGGAGATCCGTTCCCTTGCAGAAATGATCGCGCGCATCACCGGTTTTCAGGGCCGCCTCGTGTTCGACAGGTCCAAACCGGACGGCACCATGCAGAAGCTGACCGATGTGTCACGCCTCTCGCGCCTCGGCTGGACCGCCTCTATTCCCCTCGAAGACGGGATCGCCGGCACCTACGACTGGTTCCTGCAGCAGGACCCGGCTGCGCTGCGCAGCAAGTAG
- a CDS encoding AMP-binding protein, with protein MLGPTAHVDTFARDNLPPVDQWPEFLLEGFQYPEHLNAAVELTDAMVEKGFGDHTALIGNGRYRTYKELADWTNRLAHVLSEDLGVKPGNRVLIRSANNPAMVACWLAATKAGAVVVNTMPLLRKGELAKIVDKAEISHALCDTRLKDELVACAKESKFLKTVVGFDGTSNHDAELDRLALEKPVAYEAVKTGRDDVALLGFTSGTTGSPKATMHFHRDLLIIADGYAREVLDVQPEDVFVGSPPLAFTFGLGGLAIFPLRFGAAATLLENATPPNLIEIIEKYKATVCFTAPTAYRVMLRAMEEGADLSSLRAAVSAGETLPAPVYQEWIDKTGKPMLDGIGATELLHIFITNRFSDHRPACTGKPVTGYQVKVLDADGNEAPRGAAGRLAVKGPTGCRYLADERQAEYVQDGWNITGDSFIRDADGYLHFAARNDDMIVSSGYNIAGPEVEAALLAHAAVAECAVIGVPDEARGEIVQAHVVLAEGQAPSEALAKLLQDHVKDTIAPYKYPRSVVFTQALPKTETGKIQRFKLKA; from the coding sequence ATGCTGGGACCAACCGCGCATGTGGACACGTTCGCCCGGGACAACCTGCCGCCCGTGGACCAGTGGCCGGAATTCCTGCTGGAAGGGTTTCAGTACCCGGAACACCTGAACGCTGCGGTCGAACTGACCGATGCGATGGTCGAAAAAGGATTTGGCGACCATACCGCGCTGATCGGCAACGGCCGCTACCGCACCTATAAGGAGCTGGCAGACTGGACCAACCGGCTGGCGCATGTGCTGAGCGAGGACCTGGGCGTGAAGCCCGGCAACCGGGTGCTGATCCGCTCTGCCAACAATCCGGCGATGGTGGCCTGCTGGCTGGCGGCGACCAAGGCGGGCGCGGTGGTGGTCAACACCATGCCGCTGCTGCGCAAGGGGGAGCTGGCCAAAATCGTCGACAAGGCGGAGATCTCCCACGCGCTGTGCGACACCAGGCTGAAGGATGAGCTGGTCGCCTGTGCCAAGGAATCGAAATTCCTTAAAACGGTTGTGGGTTTTGACGGCACCTCCAACCATGATGCGGAGCTGGACCGGCTGGCGCTGGAGAAACCTGTTGCCTATGAAGCCGTGAAAACGGGCCGCGATGATGTGGCGCTCTTGGGGTTCACGTCCGGCACCACCGGATCGCCCAAGGCGACGATGCACTTCCACCGCGATTTGCTGATCATTGCCGACGGCTATGCGCGCGAAGTGCTGGATGTGCAGCCGGAGGACGTGTTTGTCGGCTCGCCGCCGCTGGCCTTTACCTTCGGTCTGGGCGGGCTGGCGATCTTCCCGCTGCGGTTTGGGGCAGCGGCGACGCTCTTGGAGAATGCCACGCCGCCGAACCTCATCGAGATCATCGAGAAATACAAGGCCACGGTTTGCTTCACTGCGCCGACGGCGTACCGCGTGATGCTGCGGGCGATGGAGGAGGGCGCGGATCTGTCCTCGCTCCGGGCGGCGGTCTCAGCGGGGGAGACGTTGCCGGCGCCAGTCTATCAGGAATGGATCGACAAGACCGGCAAGCCGATGCTGGACGGGATCGGCGCGACGGAGCTTCTGCATATCTTCATCACCAACCGGTTCAGCGATCACCGGCCCGCCTGCACCGGCAAGCCGGTCACGGGGTACCAGGTGAAGGTACTGGATGCGGACGGCAACGAAGCGCCCCGCGGCGCGGCCGGGCGGCTGGCGGTCAAGGGGCCAACCGGCTGCCGGTATCTGGCGGATGAGCGGCAGGCGGAATACGTGCAGGACGGCTGGAACATCACCGGCGACAGTTTCATCCGGGACGCGGACGGGTACCTGCATTTTGCGGCCCGGAATGACGACATGATCGTCTCCTCCGGCTACAATATTGCAGGCCCTGAGGTGGAGGCGGCGCTGCTGGCGCATGCGGCAGTGGCGGAATGCGCAGTCATTGGGGTGCCGGATGAGGCGCGCGGCGAGATCGTGCAGGCACATGTGGTGCTGGCCGAAGGGCAGGCGCCGTCGGAGGCGCTGGCCAAGCTGCTGCAGGATCATGTGAAGGACACCATCGCGCCTTATAAATATCCGCGGTCCGTGGTGTTCACGCAGGCGCTGCCGAAGACCGAGACCGGCAAGATCCAGCGCTTCAAGCTGAAGGCCTGA
- a CDS encoding acyl-CoA dehydrogenase family protein, whose amino-acid sequence MADRTFLSWPFFEDRHRALAEELEAWAAAQLAGIDHSDTDAACRALVAALGEGGWTQHSGAMTGEKLDVRSLCLIRETLARHDGLADFAFAMQGLGTGAVSLFGTEAQQQEWLPLTRAGKAISAFALTEPQSGSDVANSTMTATLDSDTYVLNGEKTWISNGGIADIYTLFARTGEAPGAKGLSAFIVPAGLPGFEVVERLETIAPHPLATLRFTDCRIPKSALLGQPGAGFKIAMSVLDVFRSTVAAAALGFARRALDEALARVTARQVQGAPLFDLQMVQGHIADMALDVDASALLVYRAAWAKDSGAARVTREAAMAKLFSTDQAQQVIDKAVQLHGGDGVRRGQKVEELYRDIRALRIYEGASDVQRVVIARQALGAFQGGK is encoded by the coding sequence ATGGCGGACAGGACGTTTCTGAGCTGGCCGTTCTTTGAGGACCGGCACCGGGCGCTGGCGGAGGAGCTGGAGGCCTGGGCCGCGGCGCAGCTGGCGGGCATTGATCATTCAGACACCGATGCTGCCTGCCGGGCACTGGTCGCCGCACTGGGTGAGGGCGGCTGGACGCAGCATTCCGGCGCCATGACGGGCGAGAAGCTGGATGTGCGCAGCCTGTGCCTGATCCGCGAGACGCTGGCGCGCCATGACGGGCTGGCGGATTTTGCCTTTGCCATGCAGGGGCTGGGCACCGGCGCGGTCTCGCTGTTTGGCACCGAGGCGCAGCAGCAGGAATGGCTGCCGCTCACGCGCGCGGGCAAGGCAATTTCGGCGTTTGCCCTGACGGAGCCGCAGTCTGGGTCGGATGTGGCGAACTCCACCATGACCGCCACGCTGGACAGCGACACTTACGTGCTGAACGGCGAGAAGACCTGGATCTCCAATGGCGGCATTGCAGATATCTATACGCTGTTTGCCCGCACTGGCGAGGCGCCGGGAGCGAAGGGGCTGAGCGCCTTCATTGTGCCGGCCGGCCTGCCGGGGTTCGAGGTCGTGGAACGGCTGGAAACCATCGCGCCGCATCCGCTGGCAACGCTGCGGTTCACGGATTGCCGGATCCCGAAATCGGCGCTGCTGGGGCAGCCGGGCGCGGGCTTCAAGATCGCGATGTCGGTGCTGGATGTGTTCCGCTCAACCGTGGCGGCTGCCGCGCTGGGCTTTGCCCGCCGGGCGCTGGACGAGGCGCTGGCGCGGGTAACCGCGCGGCAGGTGCAGGGCGCGCCGCTGTTCGATCTGCAGATGGTGCAGGGGCATATCGCCGATATGGCGCTGGATGTGGATGCAAGCGCGCTGCTGGTCTACCGTGCGGCCTGGGCCAAGGATTCAGGGGCTGCGCGGGTCACACGCGAGGCGGCAATGGCCAAACTGTTTTCCACCGATCAGGCGCAGCAAGTCATCGACAAGGCGGTGCAGCTGCATGGCGGTGACGGCGTGCGCCGTGGCCAGAAGGTGGAGGAGCTTTACCGCGATATCCGGGCCCTCCGCATTTACGAGGGCGCCTCGGACGTGCAGCGGGTGGTGATCGCGCGCCAGGCGCTCGGCGCCTTTCAGGGAGGGAAGTGA